The DNA sequence TCGTCTTGCATACGGCAAAGGCTTCTTTCGCCTCCGCGCGATTTTTTTCATCCTGCTCGAGATCCTTTTCGGTCGCGATGCGGATGATGTTTTTATGCGAAAGGATGCCGCCTTCTTCATTGCTTTTTTTATCGACAATGACGACTTGGCCAATATCGACAGCATTCCCATTATTTATGATCAATTTTTCGTCCATTCTGTACTTTGTCTGGCCTGCTTCATAATAAGAGATGGGCCCGACAGGCATAAAACGAACACCAATTACGTTTTTCATTTTCTTTCTCCTCCAGAAGCTTTATCTATAGGCTATTCCCGAGCGCGATTTCTTCCAGTACCCCTTGGAGTTGAACATTTGCTTCCAGATGTTTCTTTCCATTGAGGATATTTTCCATATGCCGGGTGATTTCCTGAGGATGCAGTTTTTCTGCAATACGCTCGTACTCTTTTCCGTGATTTTTGTTGACGATAGCTTGCTTATTGCTGTACTTGGTATACAGTAAATCACGGTAATAGAATAATAGCAAGTCCAAAAAGAAGTGCCCATCATTTTTGTCCTTCAGCCCGTCCATCAAGTCGGTCTGCACAAACACAAATGCTTGGGGATTTTTATCGGTCATCAGTTGGAACCAAGCCCACGTCCGCTTCTTGGATTCGTGGAAGCTTTCCTCTTGGTTCAGCAACAAAGCTGCTTCTTGGTTATTGGTGATGGCCGCCAACAAAGCCGCATTTTCATGCTTTATCCCCTGTGCCTCCAAGGTTTCCCCTAAAATCTGCTTGTTGATGACCTGGAAATGGACGATTTGGCAACGTGAGCGGATGGTCGGCAGGATATTTTCCTTGGCCGTGGTCATCAGAATCAGGTAAGTATCTTTCTGCGGCTCCTCCAAAAACGTCAGCAGACTGTTCGAAGCGCTGACCGTCATTTTTTCGGCGTCATAAATCAGATAGACCTTGCGGCTGCCCTCCATCCCGCTTTTGGAAAGCTCGGCCTTCAGTTCGCGTACTTGGTTGACTTTGATGGTGTTGCCATCCGGCCTGATTTCCGCCATATCGGGAAATTCGCCCGCCGCAATCCGCAGGCAATGATTGCAGTGCCCACAAGGCTGATCATCCTGCAGCTCCTCGCAAAAGAGCATCTGAGTTATCCAACGCGCCAATTCTTCCTTACCGGTTCCCTGCGCTCCTTCAAACAAATAAGCGTGGACCAGTCGTTTTTCACGAATCGTCCGTTGGAACCTTTCGAGCAGTTCCGGCTGTTGCCTCATCAAAAGCTGTGTCACACCATCCATCCTTTCCTTCGTCATCAGAATCTGTGAAAACTATCTACCGGCAAGACAAACACGGTCGCTCCGCCTACATGCACTTCCATCGGATAGGCGATTGCGTTGTCCAACGGCACATCCATGCTTACTGGAGTCGCTACGAACTGCTCGCGCGCTTCACAATTGGTTTTGATGATACTCAATACTTCATCGACCCGTTCGTCTTCCACACCGATCATGAAGGTGGTATTGCCGGCGCGCAGAAAACCGCCTGTAGAGGGCAATTTCGTAGCGCGGACGTTCGCTTCCACCAACTCATCGGATAGGATAGCACTGTCTTTATCTTGAATTATAGCCATAATTAATTTCATAACGAATCCCCTCTTTCTATATGTTAAAAAGGCCGATCAGTGATGCTTGGCAAATGATCTTGCTCTAAAAATAGCTTGGAAATCTGTTTTTGATGATGTGATAGCACGCTTCCGCTACAGCTTCACGGCTCATCGTGCCATCGACGACCACTATCCGTTCCGGATTAGCCTTCGCCAATTGCTGATAGCCGGCTCGGACTTTTTCATGGAAATCGAGCTTTTCCTGATCCAAACGGTTGTATTCCCGTTCGTCCAGATTCGCATGGATCCTTTGAATGCCCACTTCCGCCGGGACATCGATATACAACGTCACATCCGGCTCGAGACCTCCTGTTGCGAATTGGTTGATTTCACGGATACCCTCTTCACCGATGCCTCTTGCGTAGCCTTGATAAGCGATTGAACTATCTACAAAACGATCACAAAAAATGACGTCTCCACTTTCCAAAACGGGCAACACCTTTTCGATCAGATGTTGGCGGCGGCTTGCCGCATACAATAAAGCCTCTGTCCTAGAATCCATGTCCGTATGCAAAGGATCCAGTATCAACGAGCGGATCTTTTCCGCGATTGGGCTTCCACCCGGTTCTCTCGTCGCTACCACTTTACGGTTCATCTCTTGTTGCAGACGCGGCACTACTTGCTGCAACGCGGTTGTCTTGCCTGAGCCATCTGGCCCTTCGATTGTGATGAAAATCCCTCTCACTTTGCACACTCCTACGATTCTAATACTTCTATTATACGCTAAATGAAAGTTTTTTTATACAGATGAATCCGATATAGCTTTGTCAATTTTGCAACAATTAATTGTCTTGATTGCCTTTTTCTGAAAATAGAGCCATGAAACTGTTTCCGGCTCCGGGTGCGCCTGGATTACGTGTGCCGACAAGCTGAAAAGATGAATACCCGTTGCTTATTCATGTTTCCGACTACATTCCGGCCTCTAAACATGAATACCCGAGATTTATTCATGTTTTCGACCACATTTCGACCTCAAAAGATGAATTCTTTCGATTTATTCATGTTTTCGGCGAACATCCGCCAATCCCCACAAAAAAAGGGACAACCCCATTCCACATGGGCGCCCCTCTTGATAATCCTATGTTTGCTTCATTTGCGTATTGTACAGCGTCGTGTAGATGCCGCCCTTTTTGACGAGCGTCTCGTGGTCTCCTCGTTCAACGATTTTGCCTTTCTCCAGCACCAAGATTTCATCAGCCGACAGGATCGTCGAAAGACGATGCGCAATGATCAGGCTCGTGCTTTTGGCCAGGATCGGCGCTATCGCTTCCTGGATGGCATGCTCCGAGATGGAGTCCAAGGAAGAAGTCGCTTCATCGAAAATGATTAGCCCCGGTTTCCGAAGGATGATCCGAGCGATCGAAAGCCGCTGCTTTTCACCGCCGGAAAGCTTCATGCCGCGGTTACCCACTACGGTGTCGTAACCTTTCGGCAGCCCACTGATGAACGCGTGAATATTGGCTTCACTGCACGCTTGCTCGATTTCGGCCTGCGTAGCATCGGACTTGGCGTAGAGCAGATTTTCTCTTATCGTACCGTTGAACAAATACGTGTCCTGCGTCACCACGCCGATGTGCTGGCGTAGAAAGGCCAGATCGAGTTTGCGAATATCGACGCCGTCCAATCGGATTCTTCCGCCTGTCACATCATAGAGGCGCGGAATCAGGTTGATGATGGTGGACTTGCCCGCTCCCGAAGGCCCGACGATGGCGACGGATGATCCCGGCTTCAGCTCGAAACTGACGTTGTTCAATATCGGCTGGTCCGGATCATAGTGGAAGGAAACCTCTTCAAAAGCCAACTCGCCAGCAAACGACTCAGGCCGGAGCGCCTGCGGATCATTGTCGATTTCCACAGGCAGATCGAAATACTCGAATATGCGATCAAAAAGTGCCATCGAGCGGATCATATCAACCTGGATATTCAGCAAGGAATTGACTGGTCCGTACATCCTGCCCAGGAGCGCCACCATGACGGTAATATCCCCGATTGTCAGATCCGTGTTGCCGTATTCAATAATGAGAATTCCGCCGACCAGATAGATCAACATCGGACCGATGTTCGTGAAGACGTTGATCACGACCCGGAACCATTTGCCCGCCATACTTTCCTTGATGTTCAAGCGAATCATCTGTTTGTTGGCTTCCTGATAGCGGTCGAACTCGTAGTTTTCCGTGACGAACAATTTCGAAAGCAATTGCCCGCTGACACTGAGCGTCTCGTTCAGGATCTGGTTGATGTCGTCATTGTGCTTCCGTGACTCAAGCGTTATTTCCCAACGCCTTTTGCCCACGCGCTTCGTCGGCAGGATGAACAACGGCACTACCACGATACCGATCGTCGCCAGCAAAGGGCTTTTCGTGTACATCGTGACGAGCGCAACCGTCAACGTCGCAAAATTCTGCAGGATACTCGTCCAAGTACCCGTCAGAACACTCTGCACGCCGCCGATATCGCTGGTCATGCGGGTGATGATGTCGCCCTGCTTGCTGGTCGTGAAGAACCGGTGCGACATCCGCTGCAGATGGCTGTACATCTTATTGCGCATATCATAGGTGATGTTTTCCGCCATCCAGACATTGACATAGCTCTCCACGACGCTGATCAGATTGGCGATGATCAACACCCCGAACGAGAGGCCGATCAGACGGATCAGCACAGTCAGGTCCTGCTGCAACAGGCCTTCATCGATGATACGTCCAGTCAGTATTGTCGGAAACACACCGAATACCGATGAGGTGATGATCGCCAGCACGGAAACGATGAGCTGCTTCCAATAAGGTATGAGATAACTGAACATCCGCTTCAGCAACTGCGCCGTGATTTTTGGGCTGTTCTGTTTTTCCTCCTCCGTCAGGAAACCGCCGCGGCCCCCTTTGAACCCGTTGCCGCCCATCATTGCTCACCCGCTTGGTTTCTGAAGTCCTCCAAGGATTTTGTCAGTTTTTCGCAGAGCGCGACAAATTGTTCCTGCTCATCCAACGTCAAGCTTTTATTGATGTGCTCCCTTTCCGTTTGGCGCACTGCCTTCATTTTTTTCAATAAAACAGACCCCTTTTCCTGGATAAAAATCCTGTTTCTGCGCTGATCAGCCGGGTCTGACTGACGCGTCAAGATCCCATCAGCCTCGAGCCGGTTCAGCATCTCCGTTAAGGAAGCCGGCCGGATTCCCATCCGGTCAGCCAATTCCCGCGAACTCATCCCGTCGTTTTCCTGCAATACCCGCAAAAGCCTTCCCGCTCCGCGCGATTCGTGCTTGGCGGGATTCTCCTTGCGCCGCAACGTACGCATCAGCTTCATCGCGCTGCCGATGACATCTTTATTTTGTTCTTCCATAATAATTTCCTCCTCCAGATAGTTAGGTACCTATCTATTCCCCTTTATTATATTAGGTACCTAATTATTTTGCAACAAAAATGCTTGCGCTAGGTGTTCCGACAAGCGGAAAACATGGATATCTGTCGATTATCCATGTTCTCGACAACATTTTGGTCTCTAAACATGAATTCTGTCGAATTATTCATGTTTTCGATCACATTTCGGCCCATAAACATGAATTCTTTCGGTTTATTCATGTTTTCTCCTGACTCACTAATGTTTAAAGAGCGCAAAAAAACCAGACCGCCGCCGGTCTGGTTCTTTGTCATTCCGAATAGAAAATATCTTCCGCGCGGTTCGTGCGCTTGCGCCAACGGAATTGCTTGGCTTTTTTCGGTGCGGAAATATCCGCTTGGATCTGTCTTTCTTTGGCTTCCCGCAGCAGGAACAGATATTTCGCTTCCGCTATCTTCTCAAAGATACGCAAATCTTCCGGCAAATCATAGGCATTCTGCTGCAGTTGAGCCAAAGTAGTGTAATGTTGATGGACATCGCTGATCAAGTCTACCAGTTTTTCGTCGTATTTCTGCTTTAAGTGTCCCTGCTTCTTGCTTGCGCTGTTCAAATGGAATGCCATTTTGTTTTCCGTTCCCCCCGTTGTTCCTACCCTTGTTACAGTTCCCGGCGCCCATCGATGGCACGGAAGAGGGTCATCTCATCCGCGTATTCGATATCGCTGCCAACCGCCAGCCCGTAAGCCAGACGCGTCACTTTGATACCTGCCGGCTTGATCAGACGCGAAAGATACATTGCTGTCGCTTCCCCTTCGGCTGTCGCATTCGTTGCGATGATGATTTCCTTGACTGTCTCATCCTGCAGGCGTTTGATCAGACTGGCAATGTTCAGATCTTCCGGGCCGGTCCCTTCCATCGGTGAAAGGACGCCATTCAACACATGGTACAAACCGTGGTATTCCCGGATTTTCTCCATCGACATGATGTCGCGGGGATTTTCGACCACCAGGATAATGGACTTGTCCCGGGTATTGTCCGCACAGATGTTGCATGGATCTGATTCGGTAATATTACCGCAGATGGCGCACTGGTGTAAATCCCTTTTTGAACGGATCAGCGCGTCCGCAAACGCCAACACAGCCTCCTCATCCATATCCAGACAGAAAAAGGCCAACCGGGCTGCCGTTTTTTGCCCGATGCCCGGCAATTTCATGAAACTTTCGATTAATTTAGCTATCGGTTCTGGGTATTGCATTTCGATAAATCCCCTTTTCTTCTCTCAAAAGAAAGGAGGCTGGGACTAAAGTCAACACTGCCCGACTTGTCTCACCCTCGCTCCCCTCATTCATTTCGCTTATTGCCTGTAGTCTGGATTAGAAGCCCGGAATCGCGCTGGCAAACTTGCCCAATTTCGCTTTCGTTGCTTCATCGATCTTGCTTAATGCGTCATTAGTCGCCATCAGGATCAGATCCTGCAGCATTTCCACATCTTCCGGATCGACCGCTTCAGGTGCGATGACAACGTCGGTCACCTTCTTGTTGCCGGTCATCGTGATTTTGACCAAATCATTTGAAGCCGCACCGACAAACTCCGTTATATTGAGTTCTGCTTGTGTCTGCTCCATTTCTTTCTGCATTTTTTGCATTTGTTTCATCATGCCTTGCATATTTCCCATTCCGCCTCGCATTGTATGACTCCCTCTCTGTTTGTGTATTTTAGTTTGTGTATTTTAGTTTGTGTTCATAGCTTGTGTTTATTTCGAACGCTGTCAGTCCTCGACGACAGTTACGACTTCATCCCCGAAAAGGCTCAGCGCCTGATCGACGACTTCCTGTTCCTTTTGTTCCTCTATCACGATTGGATCGGTCTCGACCGAAAAATCATCGGCGAAATTCCCGGGATGATAGTCACCGCGGTAACCGTCTTCCATTTCCGGCATCGGAGGTTCAGGCGGCAGATCCAGATCGACAGGCTTATCCTTACCGACTGTTGCCGAAGCCTGCTGTTTAGAAGCAGCCGATGGTGCCCCCGCCTGTTTTGGCGCGGCTTGTTTTGGTTCACCCACGGATTCAGCAGACGGGCTGTCGTTCCGGTTCTGAATGTAGTTGCGTCGCACCGATGTCCACTGCTCTTCCGTCAAGCACACTAATTCACCAGGGCGCTGCAGCATCCGCTGCGTTGCCGCATCCACAGCCGCCTGCAGTTCAGCATCCTCCGTCGCCTTTTGGCAAAGGATATCATACTGGAACGACAGGATGAAACTGGTCGGACTCGCCGCCACCGGATTGGCCTGCTTGAGCACGGCACGTTGGGTGACCGAGAGCACATCCAGGATGTCCGTCCAGAAATCCCGGACGCGGGCAAGATCCTGTTTCGTAGCCTCACCCAAAATCTGGTAAGTCCGCCCCATGTTGGGTTTGAATCCGACTGACGTGTTCGACGAACGAGCCGTTTCTTTTTTGACTGGTGCCGCTTTGGCCCCCTCCTGGGAAACGGTAAGATTCCCGGAAGCGATCAGTTCCTGCAGCTTCGCAAGTTCCTTTTTGACGAGCTCCAATTCGTGCGCCAGCTTCTGGATTTCTCCGTTCGGTGCCACTTGTGCGCTCGGAGCTGCCGCCTGTGCATGCGCCTTGGATTGGGACAGCTTCACCGCCAACACTTCCAGATAGATATCCGGTTGCGTTGAGAAGCGCATTTCCCCTTGGGTCTCGTTGAAGGCTTCGATCATCTCGTAGAGGAACGTTGCCGGCGCCTCCTGCGAGAAAGTCTGAAAAGCTTCGCTGTATTGTTGCGTATTGTCCGCAAAGGCCTTGCCTTTTGTCTGTTGATAAACCAGCACATCCCGCGCAAACAGGATCATCTCCTCAAGGAAACGACCAGCCTCTTTGCCGGCACTCAGAATTTCCTGCAGCAATTGCAGCGCCGATTCCGTCTCTTCATGTAGCAACGCGCTGGAAAAGGAAATCATCATTTCCTCCGTCAGACTGCCTGAAACTTTCACCGCATTTTCGAAAGTGACCGCATCCGAACCATAGGAAATGATCTGATCGAGCAAACTGAGCGCATCCCGCATCCCGCCGTTCGCGGAGCGCGCGATGACATGCAGCGCCTGATCATCATAGCCGATCTTCTCCTCCTGCAGGATATAGGCCATCCGGTTGATGATGTCCTGATAGGAAATCCGCTTGAAGTCGAAGCGCTGCGTCCTGGAAATGATCGTCAACGGAATCTTATGCGGTTCCGTCGTCGCCAAAATGAAGATGACATTTTCCGGCGGCTCCTCCAGCGTTTTCAGGAGCGCATTGAAGGCCCCGGTCGAGAGCATATGGACCTCATCGATGATGTAGACTTTGTAGTCGGCTTGGGTCGGCGCATAACGCGCTTTGTCGCGGATGTCCCGGATCTCCTCCACGCCGTTGTTGCTGGCGGCATCGATTTCGATGACGTCGTTCAAGCGTCCTTCGGTGATGGCCTTGCATGTTTCACATTCGTTACACGGCTCCCCATCGACGCGATGATGACAGTTGATGGCTTTCGCAAAAATCTTGGCTGCACTCGTCTTACCCGTTCCGCGCGGCCCGGTAAAAAGGTAAGCATGGCTCGTTTTCCCCTGTATTAAGGCATTCTTCAGCGTCTGCGTGACCGCTTCCTGACCTGCGATGTCTCCGAACCGCTGCGGGCGCCAAACCCGATATAGTGCTTGATAGCTCATCCTTTTCCCTCTTTCACTTTTGCTTCGTCCATCTATTATAAGGGAAAAACAGTAAAATAGAAAGGCATCGCTCTGTGGCTTTCCTGCTTAATATAAGCTTGTATTACGCTTGATTCTGGGGGAATTCAGCCCCTTTAAAACAAGTAGATAAAAACAATTGACAAAAAGTAAGTTAGGCATTATAGTGAATTTACCAAATAGTTCGAATTCGTATTAATTAAATTTGTGATACTATTCCGGCAAGAACGGGCTTCAAATAAAAAAACGACAATAGACAACAAAGGGGAAAAAGAATATGACAGCATTTTGGGATTTGGGCAAGGTTGCCTTGAAAGTCAATGATCTGAAGAAAATGACGCAATTCTACCAGGAAGCGCTTGGCTTGGATTTAATGGAAGAAAAGGAAAATTCGGTTGTGTTGGGGGTTGCCGCGGACAACACGCCTTTGGTGGAATTGATCCAACTTGACGCGCCATCCAACCGCAAAAGAACGACTGGACTTTTCCACTTGGCGATCCTTTTGCCGACCCGCGCGGACTTGGGATCCATCCTGTATCATTTGCTGACGAAGAAATACGGCATTGATGG is a window from the Trichococcus shcherbakoviae genome containing:
- a CDS encoding ABC transporter ATP-binding protein — encoded protein: MMGGNGFKGGRGGFLTEEEKQNSPKITAQLLKRMFSYLIPYWKQLIVSVLAIITSSVFGVFPTILTGRIIDEGLLQQDLTVLIRLIGLSFGVLIIANLISVVESYVNVWMAENITYDMRNKMYSHLQRMSHRFFTTSKQGDIITRMTSDIGGVQSVLTGTWTSILQNFATLTVALVTMYTKSPLLATIGIVVVPLFILPTKRVGKRRWEITLESRKHNDDINQILNETLSVSGQLLSKLFVTENYEFDRYQEANKQMIRLNIKESMAGKWFRVVINVFTNIGPMLIYLVGGILIIEYGNTDLTIGDITVMVALLGRMYGPVNSLLNIQVDMIRSMALFDRIFEYFDLPVEIDNDPQALRPESFAGELAFEEVSFHYDPDQPILNNVSFELKPGSSVAIVGPSGAGKSTIINLIPRLYDVTGGRIRLDGVDIRKLDLAFLRQHIGVVTQDTYLFNGTIRENLLYAKSDATQAEIEQACSEANIHAFISGLPKGYDTVVGNRGMKLSGGEKQRLSIARIILRKPGLIIFDEATSSLDSISEHAIQEAIAPILAKSTSLIIAHRLSTILSADEILVLEKGKIVERGDHETLVKKGGIYTTLYNTQMKQT
- the dnaX gene encoding DNA polymerase III subunit gamma/tau, translating into MSYQALYRVWRPQRFGDIAGQEAVTQTLKNALIQGKTSHAYLFTGPRGTGKTSAAKIFAKAINCHHRVDGEPCNECETCKAITEGRLNDVIEIDAASNNGVEEIRDIRDKARYAPTQADYKVYIIDEVHMLSTGAFNALLKTLEEPPENVIFILATTEPHKIPLTIISRTQRFDFKRISYQDIINRMAYILQEEKIGYDDQALHVIARSANGGMRDALSLLDQIISYGSDAVTFENAVKVSGSLTEEMMISFSSALLHEETESALQLLQEILSAGKEAGRFLEEMILFARDVLVYQQTKGKAFADNTQQYSEAFQTFSQEAPATFLYEMIEAFNETQGEMRFSTQPDIYLEVLAVKLSQSKAHAQAAAPSAQVAPNGEIQKLAHELELVKKELAKLQELIASGNLTVSQEGAKAAPVKKETARSSNTSVGFKPNMGRTYQILGEATKQDLARVRDFWTDILDVLSVTQRAVLKQANPVAASPTSFILSFQYDILCQKATEDAELQAAVDAATQRMLQRPGELVCLTEEQWTSVRRNYIQNRNDSPSAESVGEPKQAAPKQAGAPSAASKQQASATVGKDKPVDLDLPPEPPMPEMEDGYRGDYHPGNFADDFSVETDPIVIEEQKEQEVVDQALSLFGDEVVTVVED
- a CDS encoding YbaB/EbfC family nucleoid-associated protein, which encodes MRGGMGNMQGMMKQMQKMQKEMEQTQAELNITEFVGAASNDLVKITMTGNKKVTDVVIAPEAVDPEDVEMLQDLILMATNDALSKIDEATKAKLGKFASAIPGF
- the holB gene encoding DNA polymerase III subunit delta', whose translation is MDGVTQLLMRQQPELLERFQRTIREKRLVHAYLFEGAQGTGKEELARWITQMLFCEELQDDQPCGHCNHCLRIAAGEFPDMAEIRPDGNTIKVNQVRELKAELSKSGMEGSRKVYLIYDAEKMTVSASNSLLTFLEEPQKDTYLILMTTAKENILPTIRSRCQIVHFQVINKQILGETLEAQGIKHENAALLAAITNNQEAALLLNQEESFHESKKRTWAWFQLMTDKNPQAFVFVQTDLMDGLKDKNDGHFFLDLLLFYYRDLLYTKYSNKQAIVNKNHGKEYERIAEKLHPQEITRHMENILNGKKHLEANVQLQGVLEEIALGNSL
- a CDS encoding YaaL family protein — encoded protein: MAFHLNSASKKQGHLKQKYDEKLVDLISDVHQHYTTLAQLQQNAYDLPEDLRIFEKIAEAKYLFLLREAKERQIQADISAPKKAKQFRWRKRTNRAEDIFYSE
- a CDS encoding cyclic-di-AMP receptor — protein: MKLIMAIIQDKDSAILSDELVEANVRATKLPSTGGFLRAGNTTFMIGVEDERVDEVLSIIKTNCEAREQFVATPVSMDVPLDNAIAYPMEVHVGGATVFVLPVDSFHRF
- the recR gene encoding recombination mediator RecR, translating into MQYPEPIAKLIESFMKLPGIGQKTAARLAFFCLDMDEEAVLAFADALIRSKRDLHQCAICGNITESDPCNICADNTRDKSIILVVENPRDIMSMEKIREYHGLYHVLNGVLSPMEGTGPEDLNIASLIKRLQDETVKEIIIATNATAEGEATAMYLSRLIKPAGIKVTRLAYGLAVGSDIEYADEMTLFRAIDGRREL
- a CDS encoding MarR family winged helix-turn-helix transcriptional regulator, coding for MEEQNKDVIGSAMKLMRTLRRKENPAKHESRGAGRLLRVLQENDGMSSRELADRMGIRPASLTEMLNRLEADGILTRQSDPADQRRNRIFIQEKGSVLLKKMKAVRQTEREHINKSLTLDEQEQFVALCEKLTKSLEDFRNQAGEQ
- the tmk gene encoding dTMP kinase, giving the protein MRGIFITIEGPDGSGKTTALQQVVPRLQQEMNRKVVATREPGGSPIAEKIRSLILDPLHTDMDSRTEALLYAASRRQHLIEKVLPVLESGDVIFCDRFVDSSIAYQGYARGIGEEGIREINQFATGGLEPDVTLYIDVPAEVGIQRIHANLDEREYNRLDQEKLDFHEKVRAGYQQLAKANPERIVVVDGTMSREAVAEACYHIIKNRFPSYF